Within the Rhodospirillaceae bacterium genome, the region GTGCAAAAAGGCGAAAGAGAGGCGACCCGAGCAAAGAAGGAGATGATCGAAGCTAATCTAAGATTGGTTATATCTATTGCCAAAAAATACACCAACAGGGGTCTACAATTTCTGGATCTCATACAAGAAGGCAATATAGGCCTCATGAAGGCAGTCGATAAGTTCGAGTACCGAAGGGGTTATAAGTTCTCTACCTACGCAACGTGGTGGATTAGACAAGCGATAACTAGGTCCATTGCCGACCAGGCGCGCACCATTCGAATACCAGTGCACATGATAGAAACAATAAACAAGCTAGTTCGGACTTCTCGCCAAATGCTCCATGAGATTGGCCGCGAACCCACTCCCGATGAGCTAGCTCAAAAATTAAGCATGCCTTTGGACAAAGTGCGGAAAGTTCTCAAGATTGCAAAAGAACCAATAAGCCTAGAAACACCGATAGGCGATGAAGAGGACAGCCATCTAGGAGACTTTATTGAAGACAAAAACGCAATAATTCCTCTAGATGCAGCAGTACACTCTAACCTACGCGAAACCACCACCCGTGTTTTGTCCTCCCTTACACCGCGTGAAGAACGCGTCCTAAGAATGCGATTTGGCATTGGAATGAATACTGACCATACTCTTGAGGAGGTTGGCCAACAGTTTTCCGTGACCCGGGAACGCATTAGACAAATAGAGGCCAAGGCGCTGCGCAAGTTAAAACACCCGTCACGATCGCGAAAACTCAGAAGCTTTCTTGACACATAATAAGTTCTATAAAATTAATGACTACACCGCGAAATAGCCTGAGGTGAAACCCCAATACCACAATTAACATCAATGCCCATAGCAATGTGGTAAATTGTCAAATAAACGTGCTGCAATGTTAAATTGAATACCACGGGGCCCGTAGTTCAGCTGGTTAGAACGCGCCGCTCATAACGGTGATGTCGCAGGTTCGAGTCCTGCCGGGCCCACCATCGCCACACTTGTCAATGCCTACACAAAGGTCAATGCCTACACAAAGACAGTGCTCCAGGAGGCATACACAAAATAGCCTGTCATACTCTCTCGATGACATTCTAAATGATTGAAAACAAAAACAATTCATGACCTTGCCGACCTTAAAGGCATGGGGTAAGCTGCAGCACAGGCTGGCCGACTGGAGTGAGCGGACAAACACTCTACTGCCAAGAGACAACGGCATCGTCCGAAATTAGTGGATGAAAACATAGCCTAGCTAGGGAGGAAAAGGCCTGATGGAAGCTAAGATCGTATGGCTGTTTGTATTTGTAGCACTGTATTGGGCCTATTGTATTTATTGGGGGGTCCGGGGAGCGCTTACATCTAAAACGGCGTCGGACTACTTTATAGCAGGACGACGGCTATCAATTTGGGTTTTTGTACTAGCAGCAACAGCAACTTCGTTCTCTGGTTGGACTTTCATGGGACATCCAGGACTTATTTACCGGGATGGCTTCCAATACGCGTATGCTTCGTTTTACGCGATCACGATCCCTTTCACAGGTGTCATTTTTCTGAAACGCCAATGGATGTTAGGGAAACGTTTCGGCTATGTAACGCCTGGTGAAATGCTATCCGACTATTTTCAGGGTGATATGATCCGGATTTTGGTGGTCATAGTGGCATTGTTATTCTCGATTCCTTATCTGGGTGTCCAGTTAGGCGCCTCCGGATTCCTCTTCAATGTATTAACCGATGATTTGGTTTCACGCGGCGTAGGAATGTGGGTTCTCTCAGCTGTGGTTTTGATCTATGTCGCTTCGGGCGGACTTCGGGCAGTAGCCTATGTCGATACCCTCCAATGCATCCTACTTGCCTTCGGAATAGTGTCCATTGGGTTCATCGCCTATAGCCAGCTGGGAGGCTGGGGCTCATTCAATGATGCCATGGCAACACTAGGTAAAACCGATATCGGCAAATGGGGTGCAACTGCAGACGGGCATAATGCATATTTGGCGATCCCCGGCGTAATCCAGTTCACTGCTGGACTCGGTGTAGAAACTCCAATAGGGGGACTGTGGACTGGAATCATGGTGCTTACTTATATGTTTGCCCTTATGGGCATCCAATCTGCACCAGCCTTTTCCATGTGGTCCTTTGCAAATGCTGACCCGACACCGTTCGCCCCACAGCAAGTGTGGGCATCTGCGTTTGGAATCGGTTTAATACTATTCTTTTTCACTGCCGCCCAGGGAATGGGGGCCCATTTTCTAGGAGCAACACCATCAGTCACCGAAGTGGCTGGTATTGCCAATGTGATACCCGACCTAACTGCCAACAAACAAGGTGGTTTGATCCCGCATTATATAAATTTAATTGGCGATGCCGCCCCTTGGTTCGTTGGACTTCTAGCCGTCTGCGCACTAGCGGCAATGCAATCCACTGGAGCCGCTTATATGTCCACGGCAGGTGGGATGCTTACTAGAGATGTATATAAGCGATATATTGATCCCTCCGCAAATCATACAACGCAAAAGCTCTTTGGGCGAATAGGAGTGGCCTTTATAGTAATTTCTGCTTTACTGGTGGCCACCTACTCCCAGGATGCACTGGTATTACTCGGAGGTCTCGCAGTTGCATTTGGATTCCAGATGTGGCCATCTCTGGCAGCTGTTTGCTGGATACCTTGGATCACACGACAAGGTGCTAGTTGGGGCCTAGTTGCTGGTCTGCTGGCAGTAATCTTTACAGAAAAGTTTGGAATGGCAATAGCTGGTAGCATAGGCGTGGACCTTCCTTGGGGCCGGTGGCCCTGGACCATTCACTCTGCGGGATGGGGGATCATTTTTAATGTTGCCGTTTGTGCTATTGTATCCGCTACGACTCAAACTGAAAGCGGAACGAAGCATAGGATGGGTTACCACAACTTCCTCAGAGAGGTTGCATCTCTGCCCACCAGCAAGAGAAGTCTCGTGCCCGTCGCCTGGATCGTAACCCTCGCATGGCTCTTCTTTGGGATAGGGCCTGGCGCTGTCATTGGAAACTCTATATTTGGGGCTCCAAACGAAGGGCCGGAAGGGTGGACATTTGGCATTCCATCTATATGGGCATGGCAGATCCTTTTCTGGATTCTAGGAGTGGCCATGATGTGGTTTCTTGCCTACAAAATGGAGTTGTCAGCCCCCCCTAAAACAAAAATTGAGCCTTTGATGGACGATATTGGGGATAGAGCTTAAGCCAAGCTTGGAAACCAAATACCGCGTACAGAACTGACCCGTCCTCACATGAACTTTCTAAAAGAATGGACAATCTATCCCTCCAAGCAAATACGTCCGCAAAAGTTTTCTTGTTTAGCTAGTGCTTTCAATATTTAGTCAGGAATACTGGTTTGTATGGGCGTCAGGACTATCTCTCGCCTTATGGTTCCCAACCCGACAACTAATATGGACTGTAAGTGTGCGCCGCCTGCTACGCAAGAACTCGCTGCTTAACGAAAAGATTTCCAGTCAGTTGAAGCTTAGAGCAACCATAATATCGCTCATAATATCGATGGGTTTTGGTATTTTCTATACATTGTACCTATTTAATAAGTAAGATGTCACCAAATGTAATCAAACGATTTACGATTCTCTTGTTTGCAGCAACCCTTGTTGTAGGCGGCATGACATTATTGTACGACAATTTCTTTACGCAGCCGCCGGGTGATTATGAAACTAAACGCGGAGACATTTTTCTTTCTAGTGGGGATTTCCCTGAAGCCCTCGAATATTTTGATAAGGCGCTCAGAAAAGCACCTGACCATCGGGGAGCGTTGATGGGCCGGGCGCTCGTCTTTATTCAGACCAAACGGTATTCCGAGGCAAAAGTAGAACTTACCTACCTCATTAATTGGCTAGAAAAACACGTTTCGCCAACTGATCTGACGGGCATAGGGGCTCTGGCAGCAGCCTATGCCAACAAAGGCATTGTCCTGGACAGAGAAGGAGCCCATGAAGAAGCGTTAACTAATTATATAAAAGCACTCGAAGTGGATGAGGATTCGGTTTCAGGTCCGGGGCTCGGGTACAAAATACTCTACGATCCTCGCCCTTCTACAATACGCAAAAGAGCCCTCTACATATACGAACAGCTACAACTTGCTGAGGACCAACGGATACTGAGCCTACCTGAATTAGATTCAGCTTCTCGGATGCACAAGCCCTAAACAAATTAGCCGATAAATTTACATAAAAGAAAACAATTCCAAAACATCTCGAAACAAGATTAGAAAAAAAAACATCGCGGCTATACAACCAAACAATAGCCGTACAAAATCACTATTGCCTTGCGCATCACGATACCGGACGCCGTTGTAAGCTATTAATCCCGTGACAACTAAAAACACTATATCTACCAGTGCTTCAATATCGCTAGACACAGAAACCATTTTTCAGGGCCATGCTAAATTTGATTCTTAATACTGCAAAGTACGCACAAAGAATCAAACAGACAATACCTCGATTTTGATATCTTGGCTCAGCACAGCACGTTACACTGCCAGCATGGCCTGTATATTATTAAATTTTATCCGAGGGCGATCCCCTTCAGCCCTACTGATCTCAGCGCGATCTATAGCATACCATCGTTCTGTATCGACCACCCTTACGTTCCGCGATTCTAAAAGTGCGCGGAAATCAGACGACCCTGAAGCCGTGGCCCTTACTGCCTTAGGGCTAATCGAACCGATTACTTCCCTAGCGTCTACGCGGTTGGTACCTATGACACCATTCGACCCCCGTCGCGCCCAACCCACCACATAAACCCCATCCTCCACCATTCCATCAACATTAGTCACCTGGCCCGTCTTCAAGTCATAAGGAAGACCACCTATAGGTTTAGAGTCATACCCAATTGCCGGGATCACTAGATTTGTAGGTAGAAGAAATTCTTCCCCTGTAGCCTTAGCCACCCCATCTAAAAGCTCATTCCTTCCGAGATTGATGCCAGTAACTTGACCCTCTCCAAGTATTTCCAAGGGCGAAACAAAAAACCACAAGTGCAACCTCACTTTTTTCTCTCCTCCCACCAAGTGGGAGAATGATTCAAGGACGCGGAGATTACGCTCCTTCTTCTTTCTTACGGATTGATCAATACTGTCTAACTTCAGAGGAAAAAGACTTGGATCAACAACTGGAACAGCGTCCTCAAGACGCCCCAATTCGGACAACTCGGGGAAGCTGAAGTTTGCCTCCACGGGCCCACGCCGCCCTACAATGTAGATGTCCTCGATCTCTGAATTGGCTAAACACTGGCCCGCAACTGGATCAATATCCGTCTTAGCCAGCTCAGGTTCATTTTTTGCTAAAAGTCGGGCTATATCGAGAGCAACATTCCCATTCCCGATTACCACTACAGACTTAGCCTTACTCACAGAGACACTACAATCGACAAAGCCTGGGACCGCATTATACCATCCAACAAAATCCGTCGCATTAACCACTCCTTTGGTATCAGCACCCGGAATTGTAAGACGTCGAGGATGTTCCATGCCAACTGAGATAACTACCAGATCGAAAATGGACTTAAGTTCTTGATAGGTGACATCGCGACCCACATTCACATTACCATTAAATCGTATCCCACTTTTGGCGAGAATTTTGTCAAATATTTTAGTAACGTTCTTGGTGCTTAAATGATCTGGAGCTACCCCATAACGCACCAGACCAAAGGGCGCGGGCCACTGTTCGATTATATCAATTTCTGCATCAGGGAAGGACGAAAGCACTGCATCAGCAGCATAAAAGCCTGCTGGGCCGGCACCAACCACTGCAACCGATAGAGGCATATAGGCACCTTCTGGTTAAACCTGCCGCAAGAAAAGAAGCCTATACCTAGAATGGGCTGAATAAAAAGCGGCCACAATACAGAAAAGCTCCAGACCTTAGTCGCGCCCCCTCAGATCACGACAACCAATAACACCAACCGAATACTCCCAATCCTGCCTTGGAATCAAGAAAAACTGTAGCACCTTGGATAAAACAATTTTACGGCACATCTAGGCACTTGTTACACGCGCTCCAGTACCACTGAAATACCCTGCCCGACACCAATACACATAGTACAGAGGGCCCTTTTCCCCCCTTGTGCCCTTAACTGGTAGGCTGCCGTTGTAATGAGTCTGGCTCCACTCATTCCCAAAGGATGCCCCAATGCAATGGCACCGCCTTGTTGATTGACGTGGCTAGAATCATCAGGCAGGCCAAGATCCCTTAAAACGGCCAAGGTTTGAGCGGCAAAGGCCTCATTTAGCTCAATCAAGTCAAAGTCACCTATTTCTAAACCAGCTTTAGCCATAACTTTGCGAGTGGCGGGAGCGGGCCCCATGCCCATGACACGCGGTTCAACGCCTGCGGTAGCCATTGCTACTACCCGAACCATGGGCGTCAAACCATAGCATTTGACCGACTCCTCGGAGGCAAGTAGAAGCGCGCATGCACCATCATTAACCCCGGCCGCATTTCCGGCAGTCACTGTCCCCTCTTGCCTAAACGGCGTAGACAATTTTGCGAGCCCCTCCATCAAGGTGTCAGGCCGCAGATGCTCATCCTTATCAATTATCAAATCGTCTTTCTTACGTCGCGGAACCGAAACTGGCATGATTTCTTCAGTGTACTTGCCCGCATTTTGCGCCTTGCCCGCCCTGACCTGACTCCGATAAGCGAACGCGTCCTGGTCTTCACGTCGAATTTGAAAGGCTTCCGCAACATTTTCAGCAGTCTCGGGCATGGAATCCGTCCCATATTGCTGCTTCATGAGCCGATTGACAAAGCGCCACCCAATGGTCGTGTCATACATCTCTGCATTTCTCGAAAAAGGAGCGTCATTTTTCCCGATCACAAAGGGAGCACGTGACATGCTTTCGACCCCGCCCGCAATAACCAAATCCACTTCGCCGCACCGAATTGCACGGGCGGCCGTGCCCACGGCATCCATACTAGATCCACAAAGTCGATTAATCGTGGCACCTGGAACCTCGGGCGATAAGCCCGCCAATAAACCTGCCATACGTGCGACATTCCGGTTATCCTCTCCAGCTTGGTTCGCACAGCCATAAACAATGTCGTCCAATTTTCCCCATTCCACCTTAGAATTTCGTTCCATCAGCCCGCGGATTGGAATAGCTGCCAGATCATCTGTTCGTATAGAAGAAAGTCCGCCACCATAACGACCAACCGGTGTTCTTATTGCATCACAGATGTACGCTTCAGACATTACTGGAAACCCCCTGCAAAGGTAATTAAGCTAGAGTAAGTATCATACTATATCGAAAAGGGAATTTCCCCATCGCCTATTTTATATTGAAAGCATAATGCCTGCCAGCCACAATCTCGCCTTCGTGAAACGTCATCTCCGTATCCTATCCCGGCTGTTTTTCTGGGTTTAACTGTCTATCTTCTCGTGCTTCTGCTAATAGAAATTTTTGGGAAATTCGGACTATAAACAGATGAGTAATTCAATTCCCTTTCTCATTAATGGGCCCTCTGGCGGAATGGCCACAATTGTCCTGGCGCACGGCGCCGGAGCACCCATGGACAGTGAATTCATGGAGTACATAGCTACCCAACTTGCATTAAGAAGTATAAAGGTTGTGCGCTTTGAATTTCCTTTCATGGCCGAACGGCGCAAAGGCGGTTCCAAACGGCCCCCAGATTCAATGCCACAGTTATTATCATTCTGGCACACCGTACTGGGGCAACTAGGATCCGAAAAGAATCTATTTATAGGGGGAAAGTCTCTCGGGGGCCGAATAGCTAGCATGATAGCTGACAGCCACCCGGTAAAAGGCTTAACTGTTTTGGGCTATCCCTTCCATCCACCAGGAAATCCCGCAAAGACCCGCACATCCCATATGAGATTCTTAAAAACTCCGTGCCTTATCGTTCAAGGTGAGCGAGACACTCTGGGAAATAAAACAGAAGTAGATCGATATCGCCTCTCTCCAAATATATGCATTCGATGGCTTTCCGACGGCGACCACTCCTTCAAACCCAGAAAGAAATCTGGGCGCACGTTAATTCAAAACTGGGATGAAGCGGTTAGCCATATCTGCCTATTCCTGCAAAAAGCCGTCATGGAGACATAAGTATGCAATAATACACCTCGTTAATTTTTGGCACTCCCTGCTTTTTTGTTGCAAGGCTGCAAATAATCCAAGTTAGTAGGTAATCCGCTATTTCTCAGACAAGGCCCACAGCACGGAGAGCCCGGCTTTGCCGTTCCTCCAATTCACTAACTTCAAAACCATCAATCAACTCTTCAAAGGTTGCATGCCAATTTATCTCCGCCTTCAAGTGCATAAAAACAGAACCCAAACCAACGGCCGCCCGATCGACCAGCACGAACTCAGGTGGAGGCTTAACACCCCCTAAACGGCGAAGCTCCCCGTGTACCTGGGATGCAACTTTGGCCCCATACTGACTGCCTCCATCATTTTGTATCCTTCTTGTTTTGTCTTCCAACAGAGGGGCGTACACAAAATTAGCCCAAACATTCAGCACTTCTATTATCTCTTTTGATAAGTTCGCGAAGCCCCAGCTTTCGTAAGCCGCCACCTCCAATTCTTTATCCCCCTTCAAAAGAGCTTGATAAAGATCAATAACCCCTTTCACAAAACGAGCTTCAAATATCCGGACACAGCCAAAATCAAGCAAGTTTATGGTTCCATCAGGGCGGGCTGTATAATTCCCCAAATGGGGATCGCCGTGAATCACACCAAAAAAATAGAATGGCACGTACCACGCCCGAAACATATTGCGAGCCAACGTATTGCGGATTTGAGGGGTTTTTTCAGCTATTCTTAACAAAGGCTCGCCATTTAACCACGTCATTGTCAATAAACGCTCTGTGGACTGGTCCCTCATTATTGCGGGCACCCTTATACCAACCTCCCTGCTTAAGAAGTTCCCATAAAGGCGGCAGTGGCGCGCTTCTCTCTGGTAGTCCAACTCTTCGCGCAATCGATCAGAAATCTCCTGATATATAGATGTTGGATCGATACTGTCGTCATATCTCTGGAAAAGATTGAAGATCAATTTTAGCTGCACAAGATCGGCCTCCACTGCGGAGCTCATACTTGGATACTGCAATTTGCAGGCCACCCCTTGTCCGTCCTGGAGGGTTGCCCTGTGAACCTGGCCCAAAGATGCAGCAAATGCCGCCTCTTTCTCAAAGGATTTGAAATTGCTTTGCCACTCTTTTCCAAGCTCTGTAGCCATACGTCTGCGAACAAAAGGCCAACCCATTGATGGGGCGTTTGACTGTAATTGCCGGAGCTCTGCAGCATATTCTGAAGGCAAAGCATCTGGTATGGTCGCAAGCAATTGCGCAACCTTCATCAACGGTCCCTTTAAGCCTCCTAGAGCATCCTTTAAGTCCTTTGCGTGACGGGTCCGGTTGATTTCAAGCCCCAGGTACCTCTCGCCAGCAACCCTAGCAGCCAGATTCCCCATCCGGCGAGAAACATCCGCATATCTTAATAACCTACTCCCACGCCTATTTGAATCCGATGACTTTGAGAATACGTCATCAGCCATTTTCAAGCTCGTCAACAAAACCTTCAATAACCCTCAATCCCTCGTGCCAAAAATCTGGATCCCCCGCATTCAGTCCAAAAGGCCTCAAAAGCTCAAAGTGTCGCTTGGACCCTCCGGCTCGCAACATATCAAGATACTTGTCTTCAAACCCATCGGGTTCAACTTGATAAATACCATAGAGTGAATTCACCAGACAGTCTCCGAATGCATACGCATACACATAGAAGGGTGTATGAACAAAATGCGGAATATACGACCAGTAGACCTTATAATCCTCATGGAGCTGTATACCTGGCCCTAAACTCTCTGCCTGGGTCTCCATCCATACATTCCCTATAACTTCGCTGGTCAACTCACCTGATTGTCGTAGCCCGTGCAATTTTTGTTCAAATTGGCAAAAAGAAATTTGGCGAACCACTGTGTTAAGCATATCCTCTATTTTTCCAGCTAACATTAATTTGCGCCTGGATGATTCCCTTTCCCGCTCCAACATCGCCCGAAAAACTAGCTGCTCGCCGAAGACACTAGCTGTCTCAGCCAATGTTAGGGGTGTCTCAGCCATTAGGGCCCCCTGATCTGCAGACAAAACCTGATGGACCCCATGTCCCAACTCATGGGCAAGCGTCATAACATCTCTGACCTTGCCTTGATAATTAAGCAAGATATAAGGGTTGGCAGAGGGAACCGTGGGATGGGAGAATGCTCCAGGAGTCTTGCCTGGTCTGACGCCGGCATCTATCCATTTTTTTTCAAAAAATTGTTCGCCAACTCGCGCCATTGTGGGAGAAAAATCATTATAGGCGGATAAAACCAAGGCTCTCGCTTCCTCCCAGGACGTCAGAGAATCATCATCCTCCGGCAACGGCGCATTACGATCCCAATAATCTAGCTTCTCTTTGCCCAACCACTTAGCCTTTAGTTTATAGTAACGATGCGAAAGCTTTGGATAACTTTGCTCCACCGCCTGTATAAGAGAATCTACTATGCCATCCTCAACTAGATTCTCTAGGTTTCGCGATGATATTGGTGCGGCAAACCCTCGACGTTTATCCTCAATCTCCTTGTCCTTAATCAAGGTATTAGTAATTAAGGTAAGGGTTCTAATTTGGCCAGAAAGGACACCAGAGATTTCCTGTGCTATTTCTTTACGCACAGTTTGCTCTGGCGAAGCCAAAAGATCGAATGCCTCTGAACTGTTTAACAACTTTCCTCTATGGACGAAACTCAAGCCAGCGATAGTCTCGTCAAACAGCCGTACCCAAGAAGATCTTCCCGTAATACTCTTATCCAAAAGAACGCTCTCTGCATCATCCGAGAGCTGGTAAGGGGCAAAAGCCCGACAATCTTTGATCCAAGGCCCATAGAGAAGTAAATCTGGGAATGTCAAAAACTCTTTAACTTTACCATCCTCTAAGCGATTAATTTCTAGATTAACGAACAGCAACTTACTCGAAATTTCCGTGCATTTTTCCTGCAGGTTCTGATAAAATTGGCCATTATGCTCATCTCTCATATCCGCGGCATAGACGAGCTGCGAGAAGCTGGATAATCTGCCTAGCCTGTCTTGCAAAGACTCATACCTCTTGATAAGAGACAATATTTCTCTTGCCTCTAGGTCCGCTATCCGACCTTGGAATTTATCTGCCAGAATTTGCGCATCAGTCCGAACTTCCGCTAAACACTCTTCCACCTCAGGGGCACAAATACCCGAAAATAAGGCCCCCAGATCCCATTCAGGAAGCACTCCTAATCTCTCGTTCTTTTTTGGTAAAACAGACATAAAACCTCGCCTTCACTAGGTATTTATATGTTGATCATCTATAGCTAAAACAACCGAGCGCATTGTATTATTTACTATAATATAACTAGGTTGGACCAGTGCCGGTAAAGGAGGTAAAAATGGATTTGAATCGTTGGCCAAATTTGGTTGCAATGTTCTTTGAACAAGCTAGATCGAAGAAGGATTCCCCATTCCTGTGGAAAAAGCAACAAGGCGAATGGAACTCCATAAGCTGGTCGGAAACTGCGAACCAAGTGCGATTACTAGCTCTTGCATTGCAAGAATATGGCCTAAACTTGGGTGATAGAGTTGTACTTGTTGGTGAAAATAGCCCTGAATGGGCCATTGCAGACTTTGCGATTATGGCAGCCGGCGGGATTACCGTGCCGACCTACACAACAAACACATCCGATGACCATCACCATATATTGGCAGATAGTGAAGCAACAATAGCCATAGTTTCAAACCAGAAATTAGCCGACCCTTTGTTGAAGGCAGCCGAGCGACTTCCAGCTCTGAAACAAATAATCTCTATAGAAAAGATTGTAGTAAATCGTGATGCTGGGTTTAACATTAAGTCTTGGGATGAAGCACTACGCCAGGGCAATTTGAGCAACGACCGAAATGTACTTAGATCCGATCAGATAACCCAAGAAGATACTGCCTGTATAATTTATACCTCTGGTACTGGTGGTACTCCCAAAGGGGTCATGCTCAGCCATCGTTCTATACTGTGCAATTGTGTAGGAGCCTTCCACTTACTTCTTGAATTGGGTCTTGACGATGAAGTCTTTCTATCGTTCTTGCCACTTTCCCACTCCTATGAACACAGCTGCGGACTCATGTTTCCCACCGCTATTGGCGCACAAATCTATTACGCTGAGGGCATAGATAAGTTGGCATCGAACCTCACAGAAGTTCGACCCACCCTTATGACAAGCGTGCCCAGGCTATACGAGATGATGCGGCTGAGAATCATAGATGGTGTTCAAAGAGCAGGCGGACTCAAAGCAAAACTTTTCATGCTTGCCCTTGATTTAGGTACGGAGCGCTACGAGCAAGGAGGGCAGTTAAAACTTCATAAAACACCAACAGATAAGCTGGTAGATATTTTGGTGAGAAAAAAGGTCAAAATGAGGTTTGGTGGCCGGCTAAAAGCCATGGTGTCTGGCGGGGCTCCCTTAAATATACAAGTCGGAATATTTTTTACTGCATTAGGGCTACGCCTATTGCAAGGATACGGCCAAACTGAAGCTGGGCCGGTAATCAGTTGCAATCCATCAACCAAAATTAAACTTGATACTGTGGGCCCCGCTCTCCACAGCGTCGACGTTAAAATTGCGGAAGATGGTGAGATCCTAGTTCGAGGCCCCCTTCTAATGAATGGTTATTGGAAACAGCCTAACACCACCCAGAATACCATCAAAGACGGCTGGCTTCACACGGGAGACATCGGAGAGCTAGATGGAGATGGCTATATAACCATCACAGACCGAAAAAAAGATATTATCGTATTGTCTGGAGGAGACAACATATCTCCTCAAAGAGTAGAGGGCGTCCTAGGGCTAGAGCCCGAGATTGCACAAGCAATGGTGGTGGGAGACGGCCGCAAACACCTTGTGGCATTGCTAGTCCCATCGGAACAAACCCGCGAACTTCAAACAAATTCCCCTGACGAGAATACCTTAAAAAAAACCATTGGAGATGCCGTCGCAAGAGCTAATTCAACCCTTTCTGTAATTGAACAAGTGCGAGGCTTCAGTGTTGTTGAAGACCCCTTCACTGTCGATAACGAAATGCTGACACCTACCCTAAAAAACAGGCGTCACAAGATCCTCCAAAATTATGCAGAAGCCATTGAAACTTTGTATTAGCGATACAAGTTACCTAATCGCCGCAAACAGCACTCGCTCTCATAACCTTACAAAGCGAGATCGGTAGACCGATCAAAAATATGAATTTGCTCAGTATCAAAGCAGACCTTGGCAGATTGTCCAGGTTGTGGATTTAACTCGGGAGCTACCCGCCCGCACAACGCTTCACCTGCTAGAGAAAAGTAAACCATGGTTTCCATACCTAGTGGCTCCACAAAATCTACCCCGACTGAAAGAGAAATACCA harbors:
- a CDS encoding long-chain fatty acid--CoA ligase, with amino-acid sequence MDLNRWPNLVAMFFEQARSKKDSPFLWKKQQGEWNSISWSETANQVRLLALALQEYGLNLGDRVVLVGENSPEWAIADFAIMAAGGITVPTYTTNTSDDHHHILADSEATIAIVSNQKLADPLLKAAERLPALKQIISIEKIVVNRDAGFNIKSWDEALRQGNLSNDRNVLRSDQITQEDTACIIYTSGTGGTPKGVMLSHRSILCNCVGAFHLLLELGLDDEVFLSFLPLSHSYEHSCGLMFPTAIGAQIYYAEGIDKLASNLTEVRPTLMTSVPRLYEMMRLRIIDGVQRAGGLKAKLFMLALDLGTERYEQGGQLKLHKTPTDKLVDILVRKKVKMRFGGRLKAMVSGGAPLNIQVGIFFTALGLRLLQGYGQTEAGPVISCNPSTKIKLDTVGPALHSVDVKIAEDGEILVRGPLLMNGYWKQPNTTQNTIKDGWLHTGDIGELDGDGYITITDRKKDIIVLSGGDNISPQRVEGVLGLEPEIAQAMVVGDGRKHLVALLVPSEQTRELQTNSPDENTLKKTIGDAVARANSTLSVIEQVRGFSVVEDPFTVDNEMLTPTLKNRRHKILQNYAEAIETLY